The Henckelia pumila isolate YLH828 unplaced genomic scaffold, ASM3356847v2 CTG_461:::fragment_3, whole genome shotgun sequence genome window below encodes:
- the LOC140871891 gene encoding uncharacterized protein isoform X2: MDHSSETDLALLLQSHDEEEAEDSAATEADQHLLTVDEILLNHSSPSPPSSPRDGVYFPRRREQSQHRDANVYAFNYSPSGSIGDTYRTKYVGGVLPHLFGGGLVKSNSKPGAALEAAAAASRSIPTPHSVAIKSMRATTGTLRSAVSDTSAIAVISDDLLLSQSSVASSGTQNWCDAGTDLEGLGFSESREAEEVELEKIQYAKLDSISGKADAGEEHSSGGGVNEAEVLTNFKTSTQVGDMDEVPRIANEEEKCATSNFETLNSPPVENAKESVLDEVSEVTAEGFPSDIIGEEDVTAQHLSVVVDLNMPCGDEHKTRGEKSSDVSEVVSEHGDQDFASSPTDVTDLVSPQDIEENGRKLLKNSHSSLKPLDLAEEIEKKQAYTGLHYEEGAAAQPMRLEGVTKGSVVLGYFDVSADNAVSRMISPPSFRRDHGSPQVVAVHVNYIAVGMSKGTIFVISSKYSAHHIDNMNEKMTLLGLQGDRSLVAVTSMCFNQHGDLLFAGYGDGHYTIWDVQKASALKVVMEHRAPVVHLLYLGPDSQVTRQFHIVSGDSKGVVKLIRFSVVPWVNVISYTKSVKLFDETTSKVLCASPLLYGECHGGAMALYQGSSSASTNSGVSISGGIDDEGVVIFITHQSALVAKVSPSVKVYAQISKPDGVKEGAMPYAALKCMSPSPGSSSENTHVETLDKVSLLAIAWDRKIQVAKLVRSELKAVKKWDLESPAIGLAWLENQMLVVLTLAAQLYLFASDGNEIHHTSFSVDGFQWDDLTSYHIYFTNAFGNPEKAYHNSVAVRGTTIYIIGPEHLVVSRLLSWKERIEVLQKSGDWMGALNMAMTFYDGQTHGAIDLPKNLNDIQISIMPFLVELIQSYVNGVFSYLLVICGNQDVLMDPDEIKEQYTRVGGVAVEFCVHIRRTDILFDDILAKFEDANVKEFFLELLEPYILKDMLGSLPPAIMQALVEHYCERGWLQRIEQCVLHMDMLSLDFNQVVRLCREHRLHHALIYLFNKGLDDFRTPLEEFLIVLQSSRLEDAASLGYRMLVYLKYCFQGLAFPPGRGSLPVTRLLSVREELLQSLLMTSSIPNTWAATILPANGVYANIFHLLQLDTEATLDVLNYAFTEDDLPLSTDSSQESTYLCKESGQSQILVQKTVDILADIVDASNSQRESPHCCNDLGSKKIWPSKKDVGHMCDYIAYHVISARAKVSRDILGLILEYLTSEVDNSYNALGKTTEILKRKEKQLLSLLEVVPETHWDASGLLYLCEKAMFHQVCGYIHSTRHQYVDALHSYMKIANEPIHAFSFIHDMLRLLRTEEYDTFESAVISSIPDLIKLSREGAYFLITDQLSGKSQQILSDLHSQRESLFLYLKTVVEIQTTGTLNLSCLKNADVSDIPNARKAHKQPMDVEAYLVAISNSLNHLRNNELHVTNEMTELYFELLCQYERESVLKFLETSESYRVENCLRLCQEYGIVDAASFLLERVGEVGSALLLNLSNLRDKIVMLDAVILKGRSDSKLKDLNSIMKKKDVADILDLVRSCIGLCQRNSPRLEPDESEHLWFQLLDSFFDLLSDSSDARVDSGREVLKYSLDGSYSRLEDEEKCKAKWKISRPRKSHMKRKLFTIFIKEIVEGMIGYVKLPRIMLKLLSDNGSQEFGDFKLTILGMLGTYDFEKRILDIANSLIQDDTYYTMSLLRKGASHGYAPRNSVCCICYSLLAKNYDSNVRVFCCGHAMHAHCEPEENEDSFRGISAGCPICNSRKKATPGSTGKSVFGDNGLASKSLIRAQQTGGMQTLHPRDQHDILENSFSHTASRKDQKLVQLEHSVQLRLAPPAVYHEKVKQRAEISGRESTSRASTTEKSSSRQIRDIKLKGLSLRSTLKTNIFRNGNIREK, from the exons ATGGATCATTCGTCTGAAACTGATCTAGCCTTGCTTCTTCAATCCCACGATGAAGAAGAAGCAGAAGACTCTGCTGCAACTGAAGCTGATCAACATTTGCTGACCGTCGATGAAATCCTCCTCAATCACTCCTCTCCGTCTCCACCATCTTCACCCCGAGATGGCGTTTACTTCCCTCGCCGGCGGGAACAATCACAACACAGGGACGCAAATGTGTATGCTTTTAATTATTCTCCTTCTGGTTCTATTGGAGATACCTATAGAACCAAGTACGTGGGTGGGGTTTTGCCACATTTATTTGGTGGCGGGCTGGTGAAATCTAATTCCAAACCTGGGGCTGCTCTGGAGGCTGCCGCAGCTGCCTCTCGCTCTATTCCCACGCCCCACTCGGTGGCCATCAAATCGATGAGAGCTACCACCGGTACGTTGCGGAGTGCTGTGTCTGACACTTCGGCTATAGCTGTTATCAGTGATGATTTGTTACTATCGCAGTCATCTGTGGCTTCCAGTGGTACTCAGAATTGGTGTGACGCTGGCACTGATTTAGAGGGATTAGGCTTTTCTGAGTCTCGGGAAGCAGAAGAGGTTGAATTGGAGAAAATTCAATATGCCAAATTAGATTCAATCTCCGGAAAAGCCGATGCCGGTGAAGAACATTCTTCTGGAGGGGGTGTCAACGAGGCTGAGGTTTTAACCAACTTTAAGACTTCAACGCAGGTGGGTGACATGGATGAAGTACCTCGGATTGCTAACGAGGAGGAAAAATGCGCCACTTCGAATTTTGAAACCCTGAATTCCCCCCCTGTTGAAAATGCAAAAGAATCAGTTTTGGATGAAGTAAGTGAGGTAACTGCTGAAGGCTTTCCTTCAGATATAATCGGTGAAGAGGACGTGACTGCCCAACACCTGTCCGTTGTTGTGGATTTAAATATGCCATGTGGTGATGAACACAAGACTAGAGGAGAAAAATCAAGTGATGTCAGCGAAGTAGTTTCTGAACATGGGGATCAAGATTTTGCTAGTTCACCAACTGATGTTACAGACCTAGTTTCTCCACAGGACATTGAGGAGAATGGTAGAAAGTTACTGAAGAACTCTCATTCTTCCTTAAAGCCACTTGATTTGGCTGAAGAAATTGAGAAGAAACAAGCGTATACAGGTTTGCACTATGAAGAAGGTGCAGCTGCGCAACCAATGAGACTTGAGGGTGTAACAAAAGGCTCTGTTGTGTTGGGCTATTTTGATGTAAGTGCTGACAATGCCGTTAGCAGGATGATATCACCTCCCTCTTTCCGGCGTGATCATGGATCACCTCAAGTTGTGGCAGTGCATGTCAACTATATTGCAGTAGGAATGTCAAAAGGAACGATTTTTGTTATATCTAGCAAATATAGTGCCCATCACATTGACAACATGAATGAAAAG ATGACATTGCTTGGGTTACAAGGTGATAGGTCTCTTGTCGCTGTGACGTCAATGTGCTTTAATCAGCACGGAGACTTGCTCTTTGCAGGATATGGCGATGGCCATTACACTATTTGGGATGTGCAAAAGGCCTCTGCACTTAAGGTCGTGATGGAACATAGGGCTCCAGTAGTACATTTGTTATATCTGGGGCCGGATTCTCAAGTTACACGTCAATTTCATATAGTTAGTGGTGACAGCAAGGGTGTGGTCAAGTTGATTCGGTTTTCAGTGGTTCCATGGGTTAATGTGATATCATACACCAAATCAGTG AAACTGTTTGATGAAACAACTAGCAAAGTACTATGTGCTTCTCCATTACTCTATGGTGAATGCCATGGAGGTGCAATGGCCTTGTATCAGGGTAGCAGTTCTGCTTCTACTAATAGTGGTGTTAGCATCAGTGGAGGCATAGACGATGAAGGTGTTGTCATATTCATTACGCATCAATCTGCTCTGGTG GCAAAAGTCAGTCCCAGTGTGAAAGTGTATGCTCAAATTTCTAAACCTGATGGTGTCAAGGAGGGTGCCATGCCATATGCCGCACTGAAATGTATGTCACCGTCTCCTGGTTCTTCATCCG AAAATACCCATGTGGAGACATTAGATAAAGTTTCACTGCTTGCAATTGCTTGGGATCGGAAAATTCAAGTCGCTAAGCTGGTGAGGTCGGAGTTAAAAGCAGTCAAGAAGTGGGACCTTGAAAGTCCAGCTATAGGCCTGGCATGGTTAGAGAATCAG ATGTTGGTTGTTCTCACTTTGGCAGCTCAACTCTATTTGTTTGCAAGTGATGGAAATGAGATTCACCATACAAGCTTTTCTGTTGATGGGTTTCAATGGGATGATCTAACatcatatcatatatattttaCAAATGCTTTTGGAAACCCCGAGAAAGCTTATCACAACAGTGTAGCCGTGAGGGGCACTACTATATACATTATTGGACCAGAACATCTTGTTGTTTCCCGCCTTCTTTCCTGGAAGGAACGGATTGAAGTTCTGCAAAAATCGGGTGACTGGATGGGTGCCTTAAACATGGCCATGACATTTTATGATGGTCAAACACATGGTGCCATAGACCTTCCTAAAAATTTGAATGACATACAAATCAGCATCATGCCCTTCTTGGTGGAGTTAATTCAGTCATATGTTAATGGagtattttcttatttattggTAATATGTGGCAACCAAGATGTACTTATGGATCCAGACGAGATTAAGGAGCAGTACACACGTGTTGGTGGCGTTGCAGTTGAATTTTGTGTCCATATCAGGAGAACTGACATTCTGTTTGATGATATTCTTGCAAAATTTGAAGATGCGAATGTTAAAG AGTTTTTTCTGGAGCTTTTGGAACCTTATATTTTGAAAGATATGCTGGGATCTCTTCCACCTGCG ATCATGCAAGCATTGGTGGAGCATTATTGCGAGAGAGGTTGGTTGCAGAGGATTGAACAGTGTGTACTCCACATGGACATGCTGTCCCTAGATTTTAATCAG GTTGTGCGCTTATGCAGGGAACATCGGTTGCATCATGCattgatatatttgtttaacaAAGGTTTAGATGATTTTAGGACACCTCTCGAGGAGTTCCTGATTGTTTTACAAAGTAGCAGATTAGAAGATGCTGCTTCACTTGG GTACAGGATGCTTGTTTACCTAAAATATTGCTTTCAGGGTCTTGCTTTTCCTCCAG GACGTGGAAGCCTTCCTGTTACACGCCTGCTCTCCGTTAGAGAAGAGCTCCTGCAGTCTCTGTTGATGACGTCCAGTATTCCGAATACATGGGCTGCTACAATCTTACCAGCAAATGGTGTATATGCCAACATATTTCATCTGTTACAATTGGATACTGAGGCGACTTTAGATGTTTTAAACTATGCATTTACAGAAGATGACCTTCCTTTATCAACCGATTCTTCCCAGGAATCAACCTATTTGTGCAAGGAATCTGGTCAAAGTCAAATATTGGTTCAAAAAACTGTTGATATTCTTGCAGATATAGTTGATGCTAGTAATTCTCAAAGAGAAAGTCCTCACTGCTGCAATGATTTGGGTTCAAAGAAAATTTGGCCTTCAAAGAAAGATGTAGGTCACATGTGTGATTATATAGCTTACCATGTGATATCTGCACGAGCAAAGGTCTCAAGAGATATCCTTGGTTTAATTTTGGAATACTTGACGTCAGAGGTCGATAATTCTTATAATGCCTTGGGGAAGACCACTGAAATcttaaaaagaaaagagaaacagCTGCTATCATTACTAGAAGTAGTGCCAGAGACTCATTGGGATGCTTCTGGTTTGTTATATCTATGTGAGAAGGCTATGTTCCATCAG GTTTGTGGCTATATCCATTCCACCAGGCATCAATATGTTGATGCTTTGCACAGTTATATGAAAATAGCTAATGAGCCTATACATGCATTCTCCTTTATCCATGATATGCTCCGACTACTCCGCACTGAAGAATATGATACTTTTGAATCAGCTGTTATTTCTAGCATTCCAGATCTTATTAAACTGAGCAG AGAAGGAGCATACTTTCTGATCACCGACCAACTTTCTGGAAAATCTCAACAAATTTTGTCTGATCTGCACTCTCAGCGGGAAAGCCTTTTCCTGTACTTAAAGACAGTTGTTGAAATTCAAACAACTGGTACCCTCAACCTCTCTTGTCTAAAAAACGCTGATGTCTCAGATATTCCTAATGCTAGAAAAGCTCATAAGCAGCCAATGGATGTTGAAGCATATCTAGTTGCAATATCAAACTCCCTAAATCATCTGCGTAACAATGAACTTCATGTTACTAATGAAATGACTGAGTTGTACTTTGAG CTGTTATGTCAGTATGAACGTGAATCTGTTCTCAAATTCTTGGAAACTTCTGAAAGCTATAGAGTAGAAAATTGTTTGCGATTGTGCCAGGAATATGGAATAGTTGATGCTGCTTCATTCTTATTAGAAAGGGTTGGGGAAGTTGGAAGTGCCCTTCTGCTTAATCTTTCTAATCTTCGTGACAAAATTGTCATGCTTGATGCTGTAATTCTAAAGGGACGCTCTGATAGTAAACTGAAGGATCTCAATTCCATTATGAAGAAGAAAGAT GTTGCTGATATACTTGATCTTGTGCGTTCTTGTATTGGATTATGCCAAAGAAACAGTCCCCGCTTGGAACCTGATGAGTCTGAGCACCTTTGGTTTCAGTTGCTTGATTC GTTTTTTGATCTCTTGTCGGATTCAAGTGATGCTAGAGTAGATTCGGGGAGAGAAGTGCTCAAGTATTCTCTTGATGGATCATACAGTCGGTTGGAAGACGAAGAGAAGTGCAAAGCTAAATGGAAAATATCCAGACCTCGTAAAAGTCACATGAAGAGGAAACTGTTTACCATATTCATTAAAGAAATTGTCGAGGGAATGATTGGATATGTTAAGCTTCCAAGGATCATGTTGAAGCTTCTTTCTGATAATGGCAGTCAGGAATTTGGTGATTTTAAACTTACAATACTTGGGATGCTAGGAACATATGATTTTGAGAAAAGAATTCTG GACATTGCAAACAGTTTGATCCAGGATGATACATATTATACCATGAGTTTGCTCAGGAAGGGGGCTTCTCATGGTTATGCCCCCCGGAACTCTGTCTGCTGTATCTGTTACTCCCTTCTTGCCAAAAACTATGATTCTAACGTTCGAGTATTCTGCTGTGGTCATGCAATGCATGCACATTGTGAACCTGAGGAAAATGAGGATTCGTTTAGGGGAATCTCTGCTGGATGTCCTATTTGTAATTCTAGGAAGAAAGCTACTCCAGGGTCAACTGGAAAATCTGTGTTTGGCGATAATGGATTAGCAAGCAAGTCCTTGATAAGGGCACAACAAACAGGTGGGATGCAAACATTGCATCCTCGTGATCAACACGATATCTTGGAGAACTCATTTTCTCATACAGCTTCGAGG AAAGACCAGAAATTAGTTCAACTTGAACACTCAGTTCAGTTGAGGCTAGCACCACCTGCTGTTTACCATGAAAAGGTGAAGCAAAGAGCAGAAATTTCAGGCAGAGAAAGCACCAGCCGTGCTTCCACCACAGAAAAATCATCAAGCAGGCAAATAAGGGATATAAAACTGAAGGGATTATCATTACGATCCACACTTAAAACCAATATATTCA ggaATGGAAATATTCGTGAGAAGTGA
- the LOC140871891 gene encoding uncharacterized protein isoform X3, with protein MDHSSETDLALLLQSHDEEEAEDSAATEADQHLLTVDEILLNHSSPSPPSSPRDGVYFPRRREQSQHRDANVYAFNYSPSGSIGDTYRTKYVGGVLPHLFGGGLVKSNSKPGAALEAAAAASRSIPTPHSVAIKSMRATTGTLRSAVSDTSAIAVISDDLLLSQSSVASSGTQNWCDAGTDLEGLGFSESREAEEVELEKIQYAKLDSISGKADAGEEHSSGGGVNEAEVLTNFKTSTQVGDMDEVPRIANEEEKCATSNFETLNSPPVENAKESVLDEVSEVTAEGFPSDIIGEEDVTAQHLSVVVDLNMPCGDEHKTRGEKSSDVSEVVSEHGDQDFASSPTDVTDLVSPQDIEENGRKLLKNSHSSLKPLDLAEEIEKKQAYTGLHYEEGAAAQPMRLEGVTKGSVVLGYFDVSADNAVSRMISPPSFRRDHGSPQVVAVHVNYIAVGMSKGTIFVISSKYSAHHIDNMNEKMTLLGLQGDRSLVAVTSMCFNQHGDLLFAGYGDGHYTIWDVQKASALKVVMEHRAPVVHLLYLGPDSQVTRQFHIVSGDSKGVVKLIRFSVVPWVNVISYTKSVKLFDETTSKVLCASPLLYGECHGGAMALYQGSSSASTNSGVSISGGIDDEGVVIFITHQSALVAKVSPSVKVYAQISKPDGVKEGAMPYAALKCMSPSPGSSSENTHVETLDKVSLLAIAWDRKIQVAKLVRSELKAVKKWDLESPAIGLAWLENQMLVVLTLAAQLYLFASDGNEIHHTSFSVDGFQWDDLTSYHIYFTNAFGNPEKAYHNSVAVRGTTIYIIGPEHLVVSRLLSWKERIEVLQKSGDWMGALNMAMTFYDGQTHGAIDLPKNLNDIQISIMPFLVELIQSYVNGVFSYLLVICGNQDVLMDPDEIKEQYTRVGGVAVEFCVHIRRTDILFDDILAKFEDANVKEFFLELLEPYILKDMLGSLPPAIMQALVEHYCERGWLQRIEQCVLHMDMLSLDFNQVVRLCREHRLHHALIYLFNKGLDDFRTPLEEFLIVLQSSRLEDAASLGYRMLVYLKYCFQGLAFPPGRGSLPVTRLLSVREELLQSLLMTSSIPNTWAATILPANGVYANIFHLLQLDTEATLDVLNYAFTEDDLPLSTDSSQESTYLCKESGQSQILVQKTVDILADIVDASNSQRESPHCCNDLGSKKIWPSKKDVGHMCDYIAYHVISARAKVSRDILGLILEYLTSEVDNSYNALGKTTEILKRKEKQLLSLLEVVPETHWDASGLLYLCEKAMFHQVCGYIHSTRHQYVDALHSYMKIANEPIHAFSFIHDMLRLLRTEEYDTFESAVISSIPDLIKLSREGAYFLITDQLSGKSQQILSDLHSQRESLFLYLKTVVEIQTTGTLNLSCLKNADVSDIPNARKAHKQPMDVEAYLVAISNSLNHLRNNELHVTNEMTELYFELLCQYERESVLKFLETSESYRVENCLRLCQEYGIVDAASFLLERVGEVGSALLLNLSNLRDKIVMLDAVILKGRSDSKLKDLNSIMKKKDVRVLNTDRWPGG; from the exons ATGGATCATTCGTCTGAAACTGATCTAGCCTTGCTTCTTCAATCCCACGATGAAGAAGAAGCAGAAGACTCTGCTGCAACTGAAGCTGATCAACATTTGCTGACCGTCGATGAAATCCTCCTCAATCACTCCTCTCCGTCTCCACCATCTTCACCCCGAGATGGCGTTTACTTCCCTCGCCGGCGGGAACAATCACAACACAGGGACGCAAATGTGTATGCTTTTAATTATTCTCCTTCTGGTTCTATTGGAGATACCTATAGAACCAAGTACGTGGGTGGGGTTTTGCCACATTTATTTGGTGGCGGGCTGGTGAAATCTAATTCCAAACCTGGGGCTGCTCTGGAGGCTGCCGCAGCTGCCTCTCGCTCTATTCCCACGCCCCACTCGGTGGCCATCAAATCGATGAGAGCTACCACCGGTACGTTGCGGAGTGCTGTGTCTGACACTTCGGCTATAGCTGTTATCAGTGATGATTTGTTACTATCGCAGTCATCTGTGGCTTCCAGTGGTACTCAGAATTGGTGTGACGCTGGCACTGATTTAGAGGGATTAGGCTTTTCTGAGTCTCGGGAAGCAGAAGAGGTTGAATTGGAGAAAATTCAATATGCCAAATTAGATTCAATCTCCGGAAAAGCCGATGCCGGTGAAGAACATTCTTCTGGAGGGGGTGTCAACGAGGCTGAGGTTTTAACCAACTTTAAGACTTCAACGCAGGTGGGTGACATGGATGAAGTACCTCGGATTGCTAACGAGGAGGAAAAATGCGCCACTTCGAATTTTGAAACCCTGAATTCCCCCCCTGTTGAAAATGCAAAAGAATCAGTTTTGGATGAAGTAAGTGAGGTAACTGCTGAAGGCTTTCCTTCAGATATAATCGGTGAAGAGGACGTGACTGCCCAACACCTGTCCGTTGTTGTGGATTTAAATATGCCATGTGGTGATGAACACAAGACTAGAGGAGAAAAATCAAGTGATGTCAGCGAAGTAGTTTCTGAACATGGGGATCAAGATTTTGCTAGTTCACCAACTGATGTTACAGACCTAGTTTCTCCACAGGACATTGAGGAGAATGGTAGAAAGTTACTGAAGAACTCTCATTCTTCCTTAAAGCCACTTGATTTGGCTGAAGAAATTGAGAAGAAACAAGCGTATACAGGTTTGCACTATGAAGAAGGTGCAGCTGCGCAACCAATGAGACTTGAGGGTGTAACAAAAGGCTCTGTTGTGTTGGGCTATTTTGATGTAAGTGCTGACAATGCCGTTAGCAGGATGATATCACCTCCCTCTTTCCGGCGTGATCATGGATCACCTCAAGTTGTGGCAGTGCATGTCAACTATATTGCAGTAGGAATGTCAAAAGGAACGATTTTTGTTATATCTAGCAAATATAGTGCCCATCACATTGACAACATGAATGAAAAG ATGACATTGCTTGGGTTACAAGGTGATAGGTCTCTTGTCGCTGTGACGTCAATGTGCTTTAATCAGCACGGAGACTTGCTCTTTGCAGGATATGGCGATGGCCATTACACTATTTGGGATGTGCAAAAGGCCTCTGCACTTAAGGTCGTGATGGAACATAGGGCTCCAGTAGTACATTTGTTATATCTGGGGCCGGATTCTCAAGTTACACGTCAATTTCATATAGTTAGTGGTGACAGCAAGGGTGTGGTCAAGTTGATTCGGTTTTCAGTGGTTCCATGGGTTAATGTGATATCATACACCAAATCAGTG AAACTGTTTGATGAAACAACTAGCAAAGTACTATGTGCTTCTCCATTACTCTATGGTGAATGCCATGGAGGTGCAATGGCCTTGTATCAGGGTAGCAGTTCTGCTTCTACTAATAGTGGTGTTAGCATCAGTGGAGGCATAGACGATGAAGGTGTTGTCATATTCATTACGCATCAATCTGCTCTGGTG GCAAAAGTCAGTCCCAGTGTGAAAGTGTATGCTCAAATTTCTAAACCTGATGGTGTCAAGGAGGGTGCCATGCCATATGCCGCACTGAAATGTATGTCACCGTCTCCTGGTTCTTCATCCG AAAATACCCATGTGGAGACATTAGATAAAGTTTCACTGCTTGCAATTGCTTGGGATCGGAAAATTCAAGTCGCTAAGCTGGTGAGGTCGGAGTTAAAAGCAGTCAAGAAGTGGGACCTTGAAAGTCCAGCTATAGGCCTGGCATGGTTAGAGAATCAG ATGTTGGTTGTTCTCACTTTGGCAGCTCAACTCTATTTGTTTGCAAGTGATGGAAATGAGATTCACCATACAAGCTTTTCTGTTGATGGGTTTCAATGGGATGATCTAACatcatatcatatatattttaCAAATGCTTTTGGAAACCCCGAGAAAGCTTATCACAACAGTGTAGCCGTGAGGGGCACTACTATATACATTATTGGACCAGAACATCTTGTTGTTTCCCGCCTTCTTTCCTGGAAGGAACGGATTGAAGTTCTGCAAAAATCGGGTGACTGGATGGGTGCCTTAAACATGGCCATGACATTTTATGATGGTCAAACACATGGTGCCATAGACCTTCCTAAAAATTTGAATGACATACAAATCAGCATCATGCCCTTCTTGGTGGAGTTAATTCAGTCATATGTTAATGGagtattttcttatttattggTAATATGTGGCAACCAAGATGTACTTATGGATCCAGACGAGATTAAGGAGCAGTACACACGTGTTGGTGGCGTTGCAGTTGAATTTTGTGTCCATATCAGGAGAACTGACATTCTGTTTGATGATATTCTTGCAAAATTTGAAGATGCGAATGTTAAAG AGTTTTTTCTGGAGCTTTTGGAACCTTATATTTTGAAAGATATGCTGGGATCTCTTCCACCTGCG ATCATGCAAGCATTGGTGGAGCATTATTGCGAGAGAGGTTGGTTGCAGAGGATTGAACAGTGTGTACTCCACATGGACATGCTGTCCCTAGATTTTAATCAG GTTGTGCGCTTATGCAGGGAACATCGGTTGCATCATGCattgatatatttgtttaacaAAGGTTTAGATGATTTTAGGACACCTCTCGAGGAGTTCCTGATTGTTTTACAAAGTAGCAGATTAGAAGATGCTGCTTCACTTGG GTACAGGATGCTTGTTTACCTAAAATATTGCTTTCAGGGTCTTGCTTTTCCTCCAG GACGTGGAAGCCTTCCTGTTACACGCCTGCTCTCCGTTAGAGAAGAGCTCCTGCAGTCTCTGTTGATGACGTCCAGTATTCCGAATACATGGGCTGCTACAATCTTACCAGCAAATGGTGTATATGCCAACATATTTCATCTGTTACAATTGGATACTGAGGCGACTTTAGATGTTTTAAACTATGCATTTACAGAAGATGACCTTCCTTTATCAACCGATTCTTCCCAGGAATCAACCTATTTGTGCAAGGAATCTGGTCAAAGTCAAATATTGGTTCAAAAAACTGTTGATATTCTTGCAGATATAGTTGATGCTAGTAATTCTCAAAGAGAAAGTCCTCACTGCTGCAATGATTTGGGTTCAAAGAAAATTTGGCCTTCAAAGAAAGATGTAGGTCACATGTGTGATTATATAGCTTACCATGTGATATCTGCACGAGCAAAGGTCTCAAGAGATATCCTTGGTTTAATTTTGGAATACTTGACGTCAGAGGTCGATAATTCTTATAATGCCTTGGGGAAGACCACTGAAATcttaaaaagaaaagagaaacagCTGCTATCATTACTAGAAGTAGTGCCAGAGACTCATTGGGATGCTTCTGGTTTGTTATATCTATGTGAGAAGGCTATGTTCCATCAG GTTTGTGGCTATATCCATTCCACCAGGCATCAATATGTTGATGCTTTGCACAGTTATATGAAAATAGCTAATGAGCCTATACATGCATTCTCCTTTATCCATGATATGCTCCGACTACTCCGCACTGAAGAATATGATACTTTTGAATCAGCTGTTATTTCTAGCATTCCAGATCTTATTAAACTGAGCAG AGAAGGAGCATACTTTCTGATCACCGACCAACTTTCTGGAAAATCTCAACAAATTTTGTCTGATCTGCACTCTCAGCGGGAAAGCCTTTTCCTGTACTTAAAGACAGTTGTTGAAATTCAAACAACTGGTACCCTCAACCTCTCTTGTCTAAAAAACGCTGATGTCTCAGATATTCCTAATGCTAGAAAAGCTCATAAGCAGCCAATGGATGTTGAAGCATATCTAGTTGCAATATCAAACTCCCTAAATCATCTGCGTAACAATGAACTTCATGTTACTAATGAAATGACTGAGTTGTACTTTGAG CTGTTATGTCAGTATGAACGTGAATCTGTTCTCAAATTCTTGGAAACTTCTGAAAGCTATAGAGTAGAAAATTGTTTGCGATTGTGCCAGGAATATGGAATAGTTGATGCTGCTTCATTCTTATTAGAAAGGGTTGGGGAAGTTGGAAGTGCCCTTCTGCTTAATCTTTCTAATCTTCGTGACAAAATTGTCATGCTTGATGCTGTAATTCTAAAGGGACGCTCTGATAGTAAACTGAAGGATCTCAATTCCATTATGAAGAAGAAAGAT GTGCGTGTGCTAAACACCGATAGGTGGCCAGGTGGGTGA